The DNA segment ACGTTGATCCCAACGAATCCGAATGAAAGAGTGAAGTCTCCTTGGACTCAGACGGAATTGCATACGGATAGCAGCAATGGAGTTCATTCGGGGGATTACCACGCACCGAAAGGATCGGCGCAATCGGTTTGGGGGCCAGATGGCGGAACGTTTATGATAACTGATGTAAAAAAACTAAAGTTAGGTGGAAATGAAATTCGAACAGAAACAATTATCAATGGAGTAAAGATTGTTGAACATCATCGGCACGTTCTGAATCAAATGCCGGACATAGCGTATGATGCTTTCAAAAACAAAACTCCATTGCAGTATGGAACTCCGATTGGATATACGGGGATTACAGGAAACATGGCAGTATCGATCAACAATGACAAAAACAGCCCTCGATACGGAATGTTGTCTGCTCCAGCCTATCATATGCACACAAAGGTTGATAACGCCGAAACACATTCCGGGTTTATCAAAGGTGTTACGTTTGGTCCTGAAGTGAGACAATCGCAAGGTTTGCCATCTTTTGACTATACAAGTTATTACAAGAAAAAACTATCAGATTTATTTGCAGGAGGAAAGTAATGAAAACAAAATGGATAGCGATTTTAATTTTAGGCTTGGTGGGGTATATGGGGATCTTTGCAGAAAAAAGTCTGAAAGAAAAAGCATACGAATATTACAGCTCAATCAGTCCTGAATTTAAAAAGTATGAGGCTAAATTGGCGCCGGAAAAATTTAGCAACTTTAAGATTGAAGAAATGACAGATGAGGGAATGCAGTATCTAGCCATATTTCCGAATTTGGAAACTTTGAGCCTAGACGATTCTAAAATCACAGATGAAGGATTGAGACAGATTTCCACACTTCCAAAATTGGGTTCCCTGTCCTTGGTAAGAACTAAAATTACGAATAAAGGGATCGAGTATATTTCTAAAAGTAAAATGATTACCAGCCTTTCTTTGGATGAAATTTCGACTATCGATGATGGTTGCATTCCTCATTTATTGAAAATGAAACAACTGACAACGTTGGAGTTGTCCGGGACGAATTTTTCTGAGCAGGGATTGAAAAGACTTAGAAAGGGGTTGCCTAAGGCTGGTGTGACAACGGAGTAGCAAAGTAAAAGTTTCAAGGATTTCCCCCGCGTGAGCGATCGATACGAGGTCAACAAATTGGGAATATACAGAGAATTGAATGTTTTTGAATTGAAACACAATTTGTTGACCAGAGTGGAGAGCGCGACCTTCGCGCAAGCGAAGGGCACGCCCGAATCCCCTGAAGTCTTGGGAAGAGCGCTCAGCGGAGTATGCGGATGAATACGATGTAAAACTGCAAGAGTTGGAACTGGCAAAACAGACAACGTCTGCCAATTATGATTCTCAAATTTCTCTGATGAAATCGGAGAGAGATTCTTGGATTACGGATGTGTATGGATTTCATATCGAAGGATATGAGGGTTCTTTGGAGAATTCAAACAGCCAATACCGTGCGGGTCAAGCGGCTTGGTCGGATGAGATCAACTTGTTCCAACAGGTGGAATTGAACTGGTATCTTTCTGCGAGAGATGTTTTGCAGGCGGCTGTGGGAGATCCCACAAACGGAGAACAGCAGTTTCAGACGGCTGCGATGGCTCAGGCGAATTCTTTACAGACTTTGATTGGCAATTCGGAATCGAACACGAGTTATCTTTACAACACGGCTGTGGGTCTTTGGGACAGCTATCAATATTCCGCATCGGGGAATTTGATCGATCAGGCGATTGCGAATCAACAGAGCGAGTCATCTTGGAATTTGCAAGGGGCTGCTCTTTCTCAGAGCATCGCGGATTCGTTTGGGAGAACGGAGGCGTATCAAACGGCGCAACTGAACGCGGGGCTGAAGATCAATGAACTCATAACGTCGCTTTTGGGTGAGCCCGCAGAGATCGTGGACCATGCAGAGCTTGCGAGTTTGCAAAACGGCGCTTTGTCTGCGGGTCAGGCGAGTTCGTTTTGGTCCAATGGGAATGCGGCCGGTTTTGATTTTACAGGTCGTGCTGCTGACAATCAATCTACGATTGACGAATACAGCGCGGTGCGTGCGGACGTAACGATCGCGAGCAACTTGCAGTCGGAGATGAGCGATCAGGAAGCGACGTTTTTGAACAAGGCCGCGGAGTATTTTGAAAAATCGGAACGTTATTTGAGCTTGTCCGCGACCGCGGAGTCCGAAGGCAGGTTTGACGAAGCCTCTTACTATATGAAACTTTCCTCGGACCAGAAGGGAATCGCTTCTAAACTTTTGAACAAGGGTTACAACGCGCTCGGTGATACGATCAGCGCCGAGGTGGATTCGCGTGGATTGAATTTTACGAAAAGTTCGTTTTTGGAATACAAGGATTCTCTGTTGCACAAGAACTTTAAAAATTCGACAGAAATTGCAAAACACATTCAATCGGAGAAGAATGCGGTCGGCGGGATTTTGAATTCTGGAAAAACATACGATGAAATTCAGACGATGTTGCAAGCGGCGAAGAATTTGATCGTTCAGGGAAATGACAATCATACTGCGATCGAGAGCCTTCTTTCGTATTCGCAGGAGCTTGCGCAGAGAGATATCGGTGGCAGTCTCTTGGTTGGTTTGGAAGATTTGATTTCTTCTTTGGGATCTCAGATTCCAAAAGACATCAGCAATGCTTCTGTGACACAGGCGGTAGCAAATTCCCAAAAAGAAATGGAAGAGAAACAGTCAGGAGTGAACGAACTCTTGCATCATATGAACTCACTTGTGACAAACAACAACGACTTGCAAGCATTGCAAGCACTGTTGCAAGGGGGAAGCCAGTCGATGAACTTGGCGGCGAATACAGCGATCGCTCAGTATCTGGATGAAACGACTCGGAAGATTGGGAAAGAAAACGCAGAACGAAGTGCAAACTTGCAAAAGGAATTGTTTGGCGCGTTCACAAGCGGCGACGAATACAAATATCTTCGAGATGCTGGATACGAGTTCCGAGTGAGCGGAGACAGCATCAGCGGTTACAGACAGATTCAGAGCGGAGACATCGCGATTGACGGAAACGCGATGAAGGCGGAAAGTTATTCGCCTGTTTTAGAATTTCAATACATTACAATTCAAACAAGATTTGATCCGGGCAACGTGAGCGCTGCGATGCTGGGAGATTTGAACAGCACGAGCTTTAGCGCGAACTTAGTTCAGAATGTGAGAGATTCTCTGTCGTCGATGCAAGAGCAGATGGAGAAGATGTTCTCGGAGTTTCAGGACAAGACCGCGGAACTCCAGACGCTACACGCATACAATCAACAGATCCAAGAATATCAGGAAAATCAGTTTAAAGAAATCAAGAAGAATGTAGTTGCAGCCTTTCAAGGATTGGAACCCGGATTTCAGAAAAATTTCAAACCGGCGATGAGCGGAATGAAGGAATATCATACCGAAGCGTCACGCTACAACTTTGAAGAAGGAAGTTTTGGATCGCAGTCGAGCAAGATGCAGAGCGCGTTTGACGGAATCGCCAACGCAGGCGGAGTGTACAACGGATCTCGCGAACTCAAAGGTTCTGTGAACATCAAAGGGATTCCGGTCGAGGTCAGCTATGGCATGCAGGATCTCTTGATTCTCTCGAACTTCGAAATTGGCGCGTTAGACTATGATTTCAACTTGAAGGGAACAGGAACGAGCTTTGCACAAGAACAACTCACGACGGTCAACGTAAAGTATCAAACGTATGTTCAGGATGTTCAACAGAGGATCGAAGAGCAAGCCAAGGCGAATGACGCAGAAAAAGAAAGCAAGGGATTTATCTTTACGATCATGAACGGAATGAACACGGGCTCGGGAAGTATGAGCGAGCGGTTTACTCAGTCCGTGCAAGGAGAACTCCAAAGCAGAGTGACGGGAGCGGTTGCAGAAGCAACGGGACTTCCCTCTTCTTTCATTGGGGCGCTCGTCGGCGGTTCCAGCATGAAGGATGCGTTCCAGGCGTTTCAAAAACAGACGATCACTTCGGAGATCTCGAAAGCCACGGGAATTCCGGAATGGGTGATCTCTGGGCAGATGGACAAGATGAACCAGAAGAAAGAGGAATTCTACGAGACACAAGAATTCCAGATGGCCGTATCCGTCGTAGCGATCGTAGCCGCACCGTTTACCGGAGGCGCAAGCTTAGCAGCCGCAATGGCACTTAACGCAACGATCGGAGCCGCGCAAGGAGCGGCGGGTGGCGGACTCGAGGGAGCGCTCGTGGGAGCCGTCGGCGGAGCGGTTTCGGGTTACGTGCAAAGCGTGACTGGAGGAGCGGTGAACGTGGGACTGAGTTACTCGAAAGAGAACGGGTTTGGAGCGAGCGTTTCAGTAGGTTACGGACCGGCAGCGATCACAGCAGGGATCACGGAACACGGGGGAGCGACAGTCGGATTGGGATTGCAATACAAGGGACTGAACGCGGGACTGAACTACAACTCAAAGACGGGTGACGTGGATGGGAACATCGGGTTTAGCACGGAAGGCGGAGGCAGCTTAGCACTCAGCTACAGCCAGCAAAGCGGGATCGGAGTGAACGCGGGTTACAACCACAGTTCGGGAGCGGGAGCAAACGTAGGTTGGAGTGAGAAGGATGGCTTTGGGGGCGGTTTGTCGTATGGGGTTCCTCAAAACGAAGCGAAGAGTAACCGTTGGGCTGGAACCGGAGCGAATGTCAACTGGAGTCAGAATGGTGGGACAAGCGTAAACCTCACCGCGGGGGCGGGAGAGAAATACGGAGCGGATGGAGTTTCTCGCACTCCGGTTCCGGGAAAAAACAATGCACCTAAATTTGGATCTGGTGGAGCGACAGCAGGAACTTGGTCGAGTGAAGGCGGGTTTCAAGCGAACGGGAATTTTCTGAACGACAAGTGGACTCAAGATTATCTTGCGGATGCTGAGGACAGAAGAGAAAAACAAGAACAGAACAATCAGAGGCAGGGAGCGGATGCGTTAAGTGCGCTTGGTACAAGACGGAGAGAGGATGATGTCCTCGGTCACATCATGGGCAACGCTGGAGATGCAGACAGCTTGTGTTTTGTTGCCGGAACGCTTGTTCTCACAAGCAAGGGATTGATCCCGATTGAATCCGTAAAGGTTGGAGATGAAGTCTTGGCTTACAATCCGGAAACAAAAGATCAGAGTTTGAAGAAAGTAGTTCGATTGTTTCAAAACGAAAACTCGGAACTGCTCACGATCAACTTTGGAGAAGGCGAAGAAGTAAAAACGACATCCGGTCACAGATTCTTTACTGAGAACCGAGGCTTTGTTCTTGCATCTGAACTTACAACAAAGGATATCTTCCTGGACAAAGTGGGAGAAACGATTTCTATCCATTCGATTACAAAAGAAAAACACAAAGAGAAGATCCCAGTGTTTAACTTCGAAGTAGAAGAATATCATACCTACTATGTTGGAGAGACTTGTATCTTGGTTCACAACGACAGTGTGAAGATGTTGCAAGAGAAGATTGCGGCTAACGGCGAATTGAATGGACCTCTTGTGAACAAGGGAATCGACAAAATCTTGGATCAGGTTTACAGCTTTGACAAAAACAAGTCGGGGAACGTGGAAGCCGCATTGAAAGATTTTGCAAAAATGAATGGTTTGAGTGAAAGTTCACCCGAATACAAGAAGTTGAAGGAATTAACATCGGAAGTCGGAGGTGCTAAGTCCAAAGGCTTTAACGAATCTCGTATGGAATATTACGCCCAAAACAAAGACAGAATCCACACAGAGGCTTTAATTTCGATGTATGGGGACAAGATTCAATCGATCGATGGGAACCAATTGATCTTAAAGAACGGCGAAGGAGTGACTATCACGAATGGAAAGTATGATCTTCAGTTGGACAACAAGACGAGCATGTATTTCAAAAGAGAACATGAGAACTTTCTTGGGGTGAGATCAAGCGATCCAGATTATCACTTGAAACCATCAGCACAATGTTTTCCGACTACAAACGCTGTTATGGCTGATCATGTGGGGGCAATACCAAAAGATCCATCCAAGCAAATGGTGGATGATATGCTTTCTACCGCTAGGGAAAAAGGGATTCTGAACGAGAACAATCATACGAGTGGTGGCGAAGAGATGAAGACATATGCTGGTGCGGAGCGACTTAACAAAGAATATGGGTTGAATCAAAACATGCTTCTTTACCCGAATAAAGCAACTTTCGAAGACAAGAAAATCGTGATTCAACAAGCGATTCGTGATGGTCATATCGTGTCTGCAGGTGGAAAATTTCCGGTTGGGGATCACCGAAATGCGATTGTGGGATACGACTCTAAAGGTTGGGTTGTGTTTGACCCGTATGGCAACGCGAATACAAAAGGATATGGCGGAAATGGAATGTTTGCCCATTACGAATATGGAAAATTCAATTTAGCCGGAAACCAAGCCTACTATGTGACAAAGGACAAATGATATATGAAGAACCGAAAAGAAATATTGGCAGTGATTTTGATTTTAGGAGTAACGGGGATGTTACTGTCCTGGTTCAAAAACCGTCGTTTGTTTAGTGTTTGTTAATTTGCCAACTAACACATGTTAAGTGAGTTTTCACTAAGCGACCTCGGAATGTGAGTAAACATGATGTAAACCTCCCAAAACTTTTCGTTTGATAACCTTGGAGGTAGGAGTTGGAAATGTAACGACCCTACCACAAGGTGAATCCTTGTTCAAAGCAAGATGCGGCCTCCATTGATTGTAGTATTCAATGTATTCCTGTGCAACGCGGTGCGCGTGGTTCAAAGACAAAACCGGAATGTGATTAAAACATTCCCTTCTTAACGAACCGAACCATCGTTCCATGATCCCGTTGCACCAAGGGGAAGCGGGTGGAGTGTGAAGCGATCGAATTCCCAACTCTTGCAATCCCTGGAGAATTTTTCTTCCGGAAAAGAGAACATCGTTGTCTCGAAGTAGAATTTCAAACTCTGGACAATGAAGCCTCGCCTCTTGGATTTGTCTCAACACCCAATCTCTGGTTGGATTGAGAGCGATGTTGAAGTGAATGATTTTTCTGGAACGATGATGAATGAATGCGAGAGAATACAGAGTCGTTCCGTAGATCGTCTGAATCCTACAAAGATCCATTGCGACGATTTCACCTTTGAAGTGATTGAGTAATTGCAACCAATACTTCCAATTTCCGGACGGGTACAATCGTTTCAAGATCCTCTTGATGATTCTCTTTACCGTAGACAAGGAAGGATTGAAACCGAGTTTTAAAATCTCACCATGAATTCTGGAAGCTCCCCAATCCATATTTTTTCTGTGCATATCAAGGACATGGTAGTAGATTTTCCAATATTCGTTAGGCCGTCCTTTGCTTTTGATTTTGAAGTAATTTCTAAACTTGTTTACGAAAGTTTGAATTCCTTGGATACAAAGAGACGGTGGAACTTTCCAGAAGAAATAGAGAAGGATATTTTCTAAAAGAAAAATCGAGAGTAAGAGATTGAAATAACAAGAAGTATGAGAATCCATATTAGCGTTTCAGCCATGGTTCTGATCCTTTTTGTTAGAACCAGGGAAAATGGAACTCCAGTGCTTTCGGGTTATAATGCGGTAGCCTTAAAATTTTACTCTCAAGTCGAGATTTAAATTTTCCATGGATCGATGACTTTTAACTTAGTAATAAAGCTAAAGTCTTGGACGTTTCTTGAAACAAGAGAAAGGCCATGTACGAGAGCAGTAGCTGCAATGATAGCGTCTGGAGTTTTGATTTTGTGAATTCGCCTGAGTAATATGGTTTCTTGAATGACGGATTCGTCAATCGGAAAGACATGAGCTTGGGAAATGAAATTTTCTATTCTGAAGATTTCTTCTTCGGAAACCTTGGACCATCCTAAAAGTTCTATTCGAGAAATCACGGAGATTGCAGGCGGAAGAGCATCAATGAAAGTGGCTCCCGAAGAAGGTAGCTGATTTGCAAGCTGATCAATGACAGCGTTCGTATCTAAAAGAATTTTCAGCTCCATTCGTCTCTTTCTTTTTTTACATCTTCTTGTAGTCGGGTAGCTGTTTCTTTGGAAAGAATGCCCCGGAAATCTTTCATGGTGATATGTTTTTTAGGCTCTTCTTTGATTTCATCAACCGCATAGAGGAGGACTTCGATACTTTTACCCACGTAACCTTCTGGAATTGAAATATGAAGCTCAGTGTTTTTTGGAGTAATTCTTGTTTTAATCATTGGATGTATGTCTCAAAGTTCATCTAAAAAATTTAGCAGATTCTTTGTCCTTAGGTTTTGTTAAAATTCTTATCTTCGCAAATGACTGTCTTTCAAAACTCCGAGAAAATTGTGAATTATTTTGTCTTTGATAACGAATATCACTTTCATTGATTTATAATTCTTCTCGATCGCTGAGGCAGATTCGGGATTTCTTTTTCGTTAAAATGTCATCCTTCCAACAGCATTCTACCAAATATATTACGCAGACAAATCAGATGAGATCAAGTGTAAAATCCGGCCAAAAGGTAGAAAATGAGAACTCGGATATCTAATTTTACCGAACTCGTAAACAGCTGCCGGGTCCGGGGATGAATCAGGGGAGATTCCCCGGAGAGGGGGTAGCAAAAGACGCTTAACGCGGCTTTTGCTAGGGGGAAACTTCCCCCACATGAAACGGATCTCGAGAACTGAAAGGTTCTGTGAACATCAAAGGGATTCCGGTCGAGGTCAGCTACGGAATGCAAGATCTCTTGATTCTCTCCAACTTCGAGTTGGGCGCGTTAGACTATGATTTCAACTTGAAGGGAACGGGGACGAGCTTTGCCCAAGAACAACTGACGACGATCAACGTAAAGTATCAAACGTATGTGCAAGACGTTCAGAAACGTATCGAAGACCAAGCAAAGGCGAATGACGCAGAAAAAGAAAGCAAGGGATTCATCTTTACGATCATGAACGGGATGAACACCGGAAGCGGAAGCATGAGCCAGCGTTTCACTCAGTCCGTGCAAGGAGAACTCCAAAGCAGAGTGACAGGAGCGGTTGCAGAAGCAACGGGACTTCCCTCTTCTTTCGTTGGGGCGCTCGTCGGCGGTTCCAGCATGAAGGATGCGTTCCAGGCGTTTCAAAAACAGACGATCACTTCGGAGATCTCGAAAGCCACGGGAATTCCGGAATGGGTGATCTCTGGGCAGATGGACAAGATGAACCAGAAGAAAGAGGAATTCTATGAGACACAAGAATTCCAGATGGCAGTATCCGTAGTAGCGATCGTAGCTGCACCTTTTACGTTTGGATCTTCGATGCTGATGATGGCGGCGATTGGAGCGGCGCAGGGAGCGGCCGAAGGCGGATTGAAGGGAGCGCTTGTCGGTGCCGTGGGTGGAGCAATCAGCTCGTATACCAAGGCAGTGGGAGTGAGCGTGAACTTGAGCTATTCGGAAGAGAACGGCTTTGGAGCGAGTGTCGCAGTTGGAATCGGACCTGCAGCAGTGAGCGTGGGAGTTTCGGAACGCGGAGGAGCGACAATCAGCGCTGGACTTCAGTATGGCGGGGTGAACGCGGGAGTCAGCTACAACACAAAGACAAAGGACTTGAGTGGAAACATCGGACTGTCTTCCCAAAACGGAACGAACATGGCACTTAGCTACAGTCAACAAAGCGGGTTTGGAGTGAACGTAGGTTACAATCACAGTTCGGGAGTTGGAGCGAACGTTGGCTGGAGTGAACACGACGGTCTTGGTGGAGGTTTGTCGTATGGCAAACCGGTGAAAGAAGGCGGAGGCATTGAGAACCGTTGGGCTGGAACGGGAGCGAACGTCAACTGGAGTGAATACGGAAAAACAACCGTGAACTTAACAGCGGGAGCGGGTAGCGGACATCCCGGTATGAACAACGTATCGAAGTTTGGATCCGGTGGTGTGACTGCAGGAACTTGGACGCAAGGAAGCGGGATGTCGATGAACACAAACTTTCTGAACGACAAGTTTATGCAGGATTACTTGGGAGCTCAGGAAGAAGAAAGGCAGAACCAGCACAAAGAAAACAACAAAAACATGGGAGCGGATGTAATCGCAGGGATGGGTATCCGGAGGGAGGATGATGGCACAACACCTCATGCACACGACCATGATGACCCAGATTCGTTAGAACCCGCAGGAGGAAAGCCAACAAAAAAGACGCCTGAACAAATGGACAAGGCATTGGGTTTATCTGCCGGAACGACTAAACATGCAATTGATGACTTAAAAGGTAGCTCGAAAGTGCTTCAAGCTGCGAAAGAAACACTTGATCCGAGAAAGAACGTAGTAGTAAAGAGTAATGAAACAGATGTAACGTATGCAGGTGGTATGTATCAGAAACTCAAAGACCTTGAGGCGAAACACGGAATAACCGGTGGAAGATTGATCATGAACAACGATTCAGGTTCCATCTATTATCGTTCCTTTGGCGAAGGAGGAAATTCTGAGACATACACTCGGAATGGTCAAGTAAAACCTGGAGAGCATATCAAGACGGACAACATTGACTGGACAGGAATGGATATGCACACAGATTCTGATCAGATTGGGCAAGCTGATTACTATGCAAAGCGTGGAA comes from the Leptospira sp. WS92.C1 genome and includes:
- a CDS encoding polymorphic toxin-type HINT domain-containing protein, yielding MELAKQTTSANYDSQISLMKSERDSWITDVYGFHIEGYEGSLENSNSQYRAGQAAWSDEINLFQQVELNWYLSARDVLQAAVGDPTNGEQQFQTAAMAQANSLQTLIGNSESNTSYLYNTAVGLWDSYQYSASGNLIDQAIANQQSESSWNLQGAALSQSIADSFGRTEAYQTAQLNAGLKINELITSLLGEPAEIVDHAELASLQNGALSAGQASSFWSNGNAAGFDFTGRAADNQSTIDEYSAVRADVTIASNLQSEMSDQEATFLNKAAEYFEKSERYLSLSATAESEGRFDEASYYMKLSSDQKGIASKLLNKGYNALGDTISAEVDSRGLNFTKSSFLEYKDSLLHKNFKNSTEIAKHIQSEKNAVGGILNSGKTYDEIQTMLQAAKNLIVQGNDNHTAIESLLSYSQELAQRDIGGSLLVGLEDLISSLGSQIPKDISNASVTQAVANSQKEMEEKQSGVNELLHHMNSLVTNNNDLQALQALLQGGSQSMNLAANTAIAQYLDETTRKIGKENAERSANLQKELFGAFTSGDEYKYLRDAGYEFRVSGDSISGYRQIQSGDIAIDGNAMKAESYSPVLEFQYITIQTRFDPGNVSAAMLGDLNSTSFSANLVQNVRDSLSSMQEQMEKMFSEFQDKTAELQTLHAYNQQIQEYQENQFKEIKKNVVAAFQGLEPGFQKNFKPAMSGMKEYHTEASRYNFEEGSFGSQSSKMQSAFDGIANAGGVYNGSRELKGSVNIKGIPVEVSYGMQDLLILSNFEIGALDYDFNLKGTGTSFAQEQLTTVNVKYQTYVQDVQQRIEEQAKANDAEKESKGFIFTIMNGMNTGSGSMSERFTQSVQGELQSRVTGAVAEATGLPSSFIGALVGGSSMKDAFQAFQKQTITSEISKATGIPEWVISGQMDKMNQKKEEFYETQEFQMAVSVVAIVAAPFTGGASLAAAMALNATIGAAQGAAGGGLEGALVGAVGGAVSGYVQSVTGGAVNVGLSYSKENGFGASVSVGYGPAAITAGITEHGGATVGLGLQYKGLNAGLNYNSKTGDVDGNIGFSTEGGGSLALSYSQQSGIGVNAGYNHSSGAGANVGWSEKDGFGGGLSYGVPQNEAKSNRWAGTGANVNWSQNGGTSVNLTAGAGEKYGADGVSRTPVPGKNNAPKFGSGGATAGTWSSEGGFQANGNFLNDKWTQDYLADAEDRREKQEQNNQRQGADALSALGTRRREDDVLGHIMGNAGDADSLCFVAGTLVLTSKGLIPIESVKVGDEVLAYNPETKDQSLKKVVRLFQNENSELLTINFGEGEEVKTTSGHRFFTENRGFVLASELTTKDIFLDKVGETISIHSITKEKHKEKIPVFNFEVEEYHTYYVGETCILVHNDSVKMLQEKIAANGELNGPLVNKGIDKILDQVYSFDKNKSGNVEAALKDFAKMNGLSESSPEYKKLKELTSEVGGAKSKGFNESRMEYYAQNKDRIHTEALISMYGDKIQSIDGNQLILKNGEGVTITNGKYDLQLDNKTSMYFKREHENFLGVRSSDPDYHLKPSAQCFPTTNAVMADHVGAIPKDPSKQMVDDMLSTAREKGILNENNHTSGGEEMKTYAGAERLNKEYGLNQNMLLYPNKATFEDKKIVIQQAIRDGHIVSAGGKFPVGDHRNAIVGYDSKGWVVFDPYGNANTKGYGGNGMFAHYEYGKFNLAGNQAYYVTKDK
- a CDS encoding transposase, coding for MDSHTSCYFNLLLSIFLLENILLYFFWKVPPSLCIQGIQTFVNKFRNYFKIKSKGRPNEYWKIYYHVLDMHRKNMDWGASRIHGEILKLGFNPSLSTVKRIIKRILKRLYPSGNWKYWLQLLNHFKGEIVAMDLCRIQTIYGTTLYSLAFIHHRSRKIIHFNIALNPTRDWVLRQIQEARLHCPEFEILLRDNDVLFSGRKILQGLQELGIRSLHTPPASPWCNGIMERWFGSLRRECFNHIPVLSLNHAHRVAQEYIEYYNQWRPHLALNKDSPCGRVVTFPTPTSKVIKRKVLGGLHHVYSHSEVA
- a CDS encoding type II toxin-antitoxin system VapC family toxin; protein product: MELKILLDTNAVIDQLANQLPSSGATFIDALPPAISVISRIELLGWSKVSEEEIFRIENFISQAHVFPIDESVIQETILLRRIHKIKTPDAIIAATALVHGLSLVSRNVQDFSFITKLKVIDPWKI